The following are from one region of the Halodesulfurarchaeum sp. HSR-GB genome:
- a CDS encoding proteasome-activating nucleotidase Pan2: protein MSRSPSLPDRPTLDLDPESPPRERLEALKSHYVDILSVHRELQAQLDRVTSRREDLQEEVDSLQRENETLKTASLYLATVEDRTESGEVIVKQHGNNQEVLTEVSGELAERLEMGDRVAINDSFAVQQILDDETDARAQAMEIQESPDVTYADIGGLDDEIREVQEAVEDPLTQPERFEKVGVEPPSGVLLHGPPGTGKTMLAKAVANQTDATFIKMAGSELVRKFIGEGSRMVRDLFELAAEREPSIIFIDEIDAVAAKRTDSKTSGDAEVQRTMMQLLSEMDGFEDRGEVRLMAATNRFDMLDRAILRPGRFDRLIEVPEPTREARAEILRIHTQSMNLAADVDFERLARETEGFNGAQLESLSTEAGMFAIRDDRETVTMADFRDAVEKLETAAEGDSPAYTAYIQ from the coding sequence ATGTCTCGGAGCCCCTCCCTTCCGGATCGCCCAACGCTCGATCTGGACCCAGAATCGCCGCCTCGCGAGCGTCTCGAGGCGCTGAAATCCCACTACGTCGACATTCTCTCGGTGCACCGGGAACTGCAGGCCCAGCTCGACCGGGTCACGTCGCGTCGCGAGGACCTCCAGGAAGAGGTTGACAGTCTTCAGCGTGAGAACGAGACGCTGAAGACGGCCTCGCTCTACCTCGCGACAGTCGAGGATCGGACCGAAAGCGGCGAGGTCATCGTCAAACAGCACGGCAACAACCAGGAGGTCCTGACCGAGGTCTCCGGGGAGCTCGCCGAGCGACTGGAGATGGGCGATCGTGTCGCCATCAACGACTCCTTTGCCGTCCAGCAGATCCTCGACGACGAGACCGACGCCCGGGCCCAGGCCATGGAGATCCAGGAGAGCCCGGATGTCACCTACGCGGACATCGGGGGCCTCGACGACGAGATCCGCGAGGTCCAGGAGGCCGTCGAGGACCCGCTCACCCAGCCCGAGCGCTTCGAGAAGGTCGGGGTGGAGCCACCGAGTGGCGTGCTCCTCCACGGCCCGCCCGGCACCGGGAAGACGATGCTGGCCAAGGCAGTGGCCAACCAGACCGACGCGACCTTCATCAAGATGGCCGGCTCCGAACTGGTCCGGAAGTTCATCGGCGAGGGCTCCCGGATGGTCCGAGACCTCTTCGAGTTGGCCGCCGAGCGGGAACCCTCGATCATCTTCATCGACGAGATCGACGCCGTCGCGGCCAAGCGCACGGATTCCAAGACCTCCGGGGACGCCGAGGTCCAGCGGACGATGATGCAACTGCTCTCGGAGATGGACGGCTTCGAGGACCGCGGGGAAGTTCGGCTGATGGCCGCGACCAACCGCTTTGACATGCTCGATCGGGCGATCCTGCGGCCCGGCCGGTTCGACCGCCTGATCGAAGTGCCAGAGCCCACTCGCGAGGCGCGGGCGGAGATCCTCCGGATCCACACCCAGTCGATGAACCTCGCAGCGGACGTGGACTTCGAGCGTCTGGCCCGCGAGACCGAGGGCTTCAACGGCGCACAACTGGAGAGTTTGAGTACCGAGGCCGGGATGTTCGCGATCCGGGACGACCGCGAGACGGTCACGATGGCGGACTTCCGGGACGCCGTCGAGAAGTTGGAGACCGCCGCCGAGGGCGATTCGCCCGCCTACACGGCCTACATCCAGTAG
- a CDS encoding radical SAM protein, producing the protein MAHGHPGGHPGGGGGRNYAQTPLIATWEVTQACDLECDHCRADAQPDRDPNELSTAEGKALIDQIADFGHPPPVFVISGGDPLKRPDLYELIEHATDQGLPTAVTPAPTSLLDREVLETFADLGVKRIALSLDGATPESHDTFRGEEGSFDLIMDRAEMAKEAGIGIQINTTVTANTAEELPEIADLVEELGAAMWEVFFLVPIGRGTELDQLEPEATRDVMEFLYERQKSAPFRTITVEAPHYRVIAKELEQAATGNDVRVGSTRAGKGFVFVSHEGDVFPSGFLPLTGGNVTETSLVDIYRNSDLFEMLRDDSQLTGSCRTCEHRELCGGSRSRAYAVTGNPMASDPLCPYVEELVSGDPPEA; encoded by the coding sequence ATGGCACACGGACATCCGGGTGGCCACCCCGGTGGCGGCGGTGGGCGAAACTACGCGCAAACCCCGCTCATCGCGACCTGGGAGGTAACACAGGCCTGTGATCTGGAGTGTGATCACTGCCGAGCGGACGCCCAGCCCGACCGCGACCCGAACGAACTCTCGACCGCCGAGGGGAAGGCCCTGATCGATCAGATCGCGGACTTCGGGCACCCGCCTCCGGTCTTTGTCATCTCCGGCGGCGATCCGCTCAAGCGCCCGGATCTCTACGAACTCATCGAGCATGCCACCGATCAGGGACTCCCCACCGCCGTGACCCCGGCCCCGACTTCGCTTTTGGACCGCGAAGTGCTAGAGACCTTCGCGGACCTGGGTGTCAAACGCATCGCGCTCTCCCTCGACGGGGCCACCCCGGAGAGCCACGACACCTTCCGCGGGGAGGAGGGCTCCTTCGACCTGATCATGGACCGGGCCGAGATGGCCAAGGAAGCGGGGATCGGCATCCAGATCAACACGACCGTCACCGCGAACACCGCCGAGGAACTCCCCGAAATCGCGGACCTGGTCGAAGAGCTGGGGGCGGCGATGTGGGAGGTCTTCTTCCTGGTTCCCATCGGTCGCGGGACCGAACTCGACCAGCTCGAACCCGAAGCGACCCGGGACGTGATGGAGTTCCTCTACGAGCGCCAAAAATCGGCGCCGTTCCGGACGATCACCGTCGAAGCGCCCCACTACCGCGTGATCGCCAAGGAACTCGAACAGGCCGCGACGGGCAACGACGTCCGGGTCGGCTCGACGCGGGCCGGGAAGGGCTTTGTCTTCGTCAGCCACGAGGGCGACGTGTTCCCCTCGGGCTTCCTGCCACTCACGGGGGGCAACGTGACCGAGACCTCCCTCGTGGACATCTATCGGAACTCCGATCTCTTCGAGATGCTCCGGGACGATTCCCAACTCACCGGCTCCTGTCGGACCTGCGAACACCGTGAACTCTGTGGCGGCAGCCGCTCGCGGGCCTACGCCGTCACTGGGAACCCGATGGCGAGTGACCCGCTCTGCCCCTACGTCGAGGAACTGGTCTCCGGAGACCCGCCCGAGGCCTGA
- the hemA gene encoding glutamyl-tRNA reductase, whose translation MNDLYALVVSHKRASVDQIRRLTERDVGQLRYRLANAGAEEVYVLHTCNRAEYYVTGSSTAREAVVEDIELPADTIQRLSGPAAARHLLRVAAGLESMVVGEDEILGQVSRAQEDGLSHLDGTLGPIVEKAIRVGKRVRSETRINEGNPSMGTAAAELASRQLGDLDGVQAIVIGAGEMGKLVAKPLADRGAELLITNRTYDSAKELAQRVAGTPICFEAIHGSLSKVDLVVTATDAPHPILDEATFDETNVTVLDLANPPDVADPARDLDSVTLFDIDDIGSIVDSAMATRTEAATEAERIVDTEMEALKRDLKKREADEMLSTIYDRAEELRQAEVNRAQNRLDQNGGLTEREREILDDLGSALVNKLLSTPTRSIKQAAVAEDYETLRTVADVFEVPEEPVEPDTEEQADG comes from the coding sequence ATGAACGATCTCTACGCCCTAGTCGTCTCGCACAAACGGGCCTCCGTCGACCAGATCCGTCGGTTGACGGAGCGGGACGTGGGGCAACTCCGCTACCGGCTGGCAAACGCCGGGGCGGAGGAAGTCTACGTGTTGCATACCTGCAACCGGGCCGAGTACTACGTCACGGGATCCAGCACGGCCCGCGAGGCGGTCGTCGAGGACATCGAGTTGCCCGCCGACACCATCCAGCGCCTCTCGGGTCCGGCAGCCGCCCGGCACCTCCTGCGGGTCGCGGCCGGCCTGGAGAGCATGGTCGTCGGCGAGGACGAGATCCTCGGACAGGTCTCCAGGGCCCAGGAGGACGGACTCTCCCATCTGGACGGCACGCTCGGGCCGATCGTCGAGAAGGCGATCCGGGTGGGCAAACGCGTCCGCTCGGAGACCCGGATCAACGAGGGCAATCCCTCGATGGGGACCGCGGCCGCGGAACTCGCCAGCCGCCAGCTCGGCGATCTCGACGGCGTGCAGGCGATCGTGATCGGGGCCGGGGAGATGGGCAAACTCGTCGCCAAACCGCTTGCGGACCGCGGGGCCGAACTGTTGATCACGAATCGCACCTACGACTCCGCAAAGGAACTCGCCCAGCGCGTGGCTGGCACGCCCATCTGTTTCGAGGCGATTCACGGCAGCCTCTCGAAGGTCGACCTCGTGGTGACCGCGACCGACGCCCCGCACCCGATTCTCGACGAGGCGACCTTCGACGAGACGAACGTGACCGTACTGGACCTGGCGAATCCTCCCGACGTCGCCGACCCGGCACGGGACCTGGACTCGGTGACGCTCTTTGACATCGACGACATCGGTTCGATCGTCGATAGCGCGATGGCGACCCGGACCGAGGCGGCCACCGAGGCCGAGCGGATCGTCGACACCGAGATGGAGGCCCTGAAACGCGATCTGAAGAAACGCGAGGCCGACGAGATGCTCTCGACGATCTACGACCGGGCCGAGGAGTTGCGCCAGGCGGAGGTCAACCGGGCGCAGAATCGGTTGGACCAGAACGGCGGGCTCACGGAGCGAGAACGGGAGATTTTGGACGACCTGGGCTCGGCCCTGGTCAACAAGCTGCTCTCGACGCCGACCCGGTCGATCAAACAGGCGGCGGTCGCGGAGGACTACGAGACCCTCCGAACCGTCGCGGATGTCTTCGAGGTGCCCGAGGAACCGGTCGAGCCTGACACCGAGGAGCAAGCGGACGGTTGA
- a CDS encoding pyruvoyl-dependent arginine decarboxylase: MGQIRIVWGTGRGPTETAAYDAALAAANVHNYNLVAVSSVIPADATVSRVGTAPDLGPIGHRLTVVEAATTVAGPGVASAGLAWTTGDGPGLFYESAGPTDRATVEARVREGIAAGQDLRDWEMDGPAVETTSIEAESGEYAASVVIAAYGTAEPIL, from the coding sequence ATGGGCCAGATCAGAATCGTCTGGGGGACCGGCCGCGGCCCCACGGAGACCGCCGCGTACGACGCCGCGCTGGCCGCGGCGAACGTGCACAACTACAACCTCGTCGCGGTCTCCTCGGTCATTCCGGCGGACGCCACGGTCTCGCGAGTCGGGACGGCCCCGGATCTGGGGCCGATCGGGCATCGGCTGACCGTCGTGGAGGCTGCCACGACCGTCGCCGGGCCGGGGGTCGCCTCGGCGGGCCTCGCCTGGACGACCGGCGACGGTCCGGGACTGTTCTACGAGTCGGCCGGCCCGACCGACCGCGCCACGGTCGAGGCCCGGGTACGAGAGGGGATCGCGGCGGGCCAGGACCTGCGCGACTGGGAGATGGACGGCCCGGCGGTCGAGACGACGAGCATCGAAGCCGAGAGCGGTGAATACGCCGCAAGCGTCGTCATCGCGGCCTACGGGACCGCCGAGCCGATTCTCTGA